A genomic region of Alistipes megaguti contains the following coding sequences:
- a CDS encoding glycosyltransferase family 87 protein, with product MAQTTLNVEPGVERSLWQRIQRFFLNPRNLYILGMLIVLALTFSEVARGRHKNFMIFAESTKLFWQHIAPYGESWSQAMPQLDYYLYGPLFNILFAPFAYLPAWLGPFVWNLFNFTMWFVAIFTLPGRFTRDEKCKSFLYTFLILACTQLSFQYNVAVGYMFLFAYSLLERDKGFWAVLLIMISGFTKVYGIFQLGLLLCYPHFWRNVGYALGIGVVLLAAPAVNMPFGELPAYYGKWVAALTEHKSTRTWMNLFYLRPFGLLRYQMAVQIGVLAALAVGLVANYRKWRQPFFRLAALAVLMGYVILFSNSSEGHTYVITLIAYQFWYWSMKRGGALNLLDRIVYWATFVVVVVMPVDVICPLPVMEFFYGWQLNLWLLLYLWLRICWTAFIRTPESLSEECRLVGLR from the coding sequence ATGGCCCAAACTACGCTCAACGTCGAACCGGGAGTCGAACGCTCCCTCTGGCAGCGCATCCAAAGGTTCTTCCTCAACCCGAGAAACCTCTACATCCTCGGTATGCTGATCGTCCTGGCGCTCACCTTCTCGGAGGTGGCCCGCGGACGTCACAAGAACTTCATGATCTTCGCCGAATCGACGAAGCTCTTCTGGCAGCACATCGCCCCCTACGGCGAAAGCTGGTCGCAGGCCATGCCCCAGCTGGACTACTACCTCTACGGCCCGCTGTTCAACATCCTCTTCGCACCGTTCGCCTACCTGCCCGCCTGGTTGGGCCCCTTCGTCTGGAACCTCTTCAACTTCACGATGTGGTTCGTGGCGATCTTCACCCTCCCGGGCCGCTTCACGCGCGACGAAAAGTGCAAGTCGTTCCTCTATACCTTCCTGATTCTGGCCTGCACGCAGCTCTCGTTCCAGTACAACGTCGCCGTGGGATACATGTTCCTCTTCGCCTACTCGCTGCTCGAACGCGACAAGGGATTCTGGGCCGTGCTGCTGATCATGATCTCCGGCTTCACGAAGGTCTACGGCATCTTCCAGCTCGGACTGCTGCTCTGCTACCCCCACTTCTGGCGCAACGTCGGCTACGCCCTCGGCATCGGAGTCGTGCTGTTGGCCGCCCCGGCCGTCAACATGCCTTTCGGGGAGCTCCCCGCCTACTACGGCAAGTGGGTCGCCGCCCTGACCGAACACAAGAGCACCCGTACATGGATGAACCTCTTCTACCTGCGCCCCTTCGGACTGCTGCGCTACCAGATGGCCGTGCAGATCGGCGTGCTGGCCGCCCTGGCCGTCGGGCTGGTGGCCAACTACCGCAAGTGGAGGCAGCCCTTCTTCCGGCTGGCGGCGCTGGCCGTACTGATGGGTTACGTCATCCTCTTCAGCAACTCGAGCGAGGGCCACACCTACGTCATCACGCTGATCGCCTATCAGTTCTGGTACTGGAGCATGAAGCGCGGCGGCGCCCTGAACCTGCTCGACCGTATCGTCTACTGGGCCACGTTCGTCGTCGTGGTGGTCATGCCCGTCGACGTGATCTGCCCGCTACCGGTCATGGAGTTCTTCTACGGCTGGCAGCTGAATCTCTGGCTGCTGCTCTACCTTTGGCTCCGGATCTGCTGGACGGCCTTCATCCGCACCCCCGAG
- a CDS encoding polyprenol monophosphomannose synthase: MRKLVIIPTYNEKENISKMISKVFSLPEPFEMLVIDDGSPDGTADIVRQRQQEFPGTLHLLQRSGKQGLGTAYLTGFRWGLENGFDYICEMDCDFSHNPDDLVRLYRAAVEGDYDVVVGSRYVKGVNVVNWPMSRLLMSYFASVYVRTVTRLPLRDATAGFVCYSRRALETIDLDAIRMKGYGFQIEMKYTAWRLGLKLHEVSIIFVERCEGVSKMSGGIFREAFFGVLGLPFRRIRKRQ; encoded by the coding sequence ATGCGAAAACTCGTCATCATCCCGACCTACAACGAAAAGGAGAACATCTCGAAGATGATCTCCAAGGTCTTCTCGCTGCCCGAACCCTTCGAAATGCTCGTCATCGACGACGGCTCGCCCGACGGCACGGCCGACATCGTCCGCCAGCGCCAGCAGGAGTTTCCCGGAACGCTCCACCTGCTCCAGCGCTCGGGCAAACAGGGCCTCGGAACCGCCTACCTCACCGGATTCCGCTGGGGTCTCGAGAACGGCTTCGACTACATCTGCGAGATGGACTGCGACTTCTCGCACAACCCCGACGACCTGGTCCGCCTCTACCGCGCCGCCGTCGAGGGCGACTACGACGTGGTCGTCGGCTCGCGTTACGTCAAGGGGGTCAACGTCGTCAACTGGCCCATGTCGCGGCTGCTGATGTCCTACTTTGCCTCGGTCTACGTGCGTACGGTCACCCGTCTGCCGCTGCGTGACGCCACGGCCGGATTCGTCTGCTATTCGCGCCGCGCGCTGGAGACCATCGATCTGGACGCCATCCGCATGAAGGGTTACGGCTTCCAGATCGAAATGAAATACACGGCCTGGCGGCTCGGTCTGAAGCTCCACGAGGTGTCGATCATCTTCGTCGAGCGTTGCGAAGGGGTCTCGAAGATGTCGGGCGGCATCTTCCGCGAAGCCTTCTTCGGGGTGCTGGGACTCCCGTTCCGCCGCATCCGCAAACGACAGTAA
- a CDS encoding DNA alkylation repair protein — MKIREQLLAMADPAYRDFNASLIPGIGPSIGIRIPRLRALAREIARSDAWRDVLRDDNCPYHEERMLQGMVIGAVRCPVDEKLELVARFVPKIDNWALCDCFCWKLRPAEREPMWRFIQPYFDSPREYDERFAVVMATANFIDAEHLEALLRRFEAFHHEGYYARMGVAWAVSVCYVRFPERMRRWLADACPLDAWTFNKSLQKIVESLRVSDDDRRFVRSLRRIAK, encoded by the coding sequence ATGAAAATCCGCGAACAGCTCCTTGCGATGGCCGACCCGGCCTACCGCGACTTCAACGCCTCGCTGATCCCCGGCATCGGGCCCTCGATCGGCATCCGCATCCCCCGCCTGCGGGCCCTGGCCCGCGAAATCGCCCGCAGCGATGCGTGGCGCGACGTGCTCCGCGACGACAACTGCCCCTACCACGAAGAGCGCATGCTGCAGGGGATGGTCATCGGTGCGGTCCGCTGTCCGGTCGACGAAAAGCTCGAACTGGTGGCCCGCTTCGTCCCGAAGATCGACAACTGGGCGCTGTGCGACTGCTTCTGCTGGAAGCTGCGCCCCGCGGAGCGGGAGCCCATGTGGCGCTTCATCCAGCCCTACTTCGACTCTCCGCGCGAGTACGATGAGCGCTTCGCCGTGGTGATGGCCACGGCCAACTTCATCGACGCGGAGCACCTCGAGGCGCTGTTGCGCCGCTTCGAGGCGTTCCACCACGAGGGCTACTACGCCCGCATGGGGGTGGCGTGGGCTGTTTCGGTCTGCTATGTCCGCTTCCCCGAACGCATGCGCCGCTGGCTGGCGGATGCCTGTCCGCTCGATGCGTGGACCTTCAACAAGTCGCTGCAGAAGATCGTCGAGTCGCTGCGCGTCTCGGACGACGACCGACGCTTCGTGCGCTCGCTGCGACGAATCGCAAAATAA